A segment of the Prosthecobacter sp. genome:
TTCATTGATCCTGACGACCAGACCCTGCGTGAGAAGCTGGAGGCAAATTTTGGCGAGAATCACGCCTTCCACAACGTCACCGGCCACTACGGCGACTTCGTCGATCTGCGTCTCTCCGAATCATTTCCTGAGGGATGGCGTGAGCGGCTGGTGCCGGTGCCAGGCTTTGACAATGTCTTCGCCCTGGAGCCGGTGGACATGGCGGTGACGAAGGTGGCGGCCACGGCACGCTCGCGGCTGTGGCGCAGGCTTGGCAAGGGCGGCGCGGAACGCGGCATGAAGGACATCAACACCATCGTGGCCTTGCTCAAAGGCGGGCGCATGTGCCTCGACATCTTGAAGAAGCGGCTGGATGGCATGGATTACGAGCCTTCGCTCATCGTCGAGTGCTCGCAGGTGATGCGCGAGATTGAGGCACTCGTCTAACCGAACAACTCAGTCAGCGGCTTGCCTTCATCGAGCAGGTTGTAGGCACGGCCGAGCTTGTCTTTGGCTTCGAGGTTGTCGATGCCCATGGCGTAATAGACAGTCTTCGTGATGTCCTCGGGGTGAATCGGCCTGTCCTTCGGCAATTCGGCCCGCGCATCGGTTTCGCCGACGACCTGCCCGCCTTTGATGCCCGCTCCGGCCATGAGCACGCTCATACACGCGGTCCAGTGATCGCGACCGGCGCCGAGGGGGCCGCCGCTGCGGCGGTCGCCGACTTTGGGCATGCGGCCCATCTCGCTCGTCACCATGACGAGCGTTTCATCGAGCAATCCGCGCGAGGAGAGGTCTTCGAGGAAGGCAGAGAAGCCGCGGTCGAACTGCGGCAGCAGGTTATCGCGCAGGCAGTTGAAGTTGTTGCCATGCGTGTCCCAGCCACCGGCGCTTTTACATTTTTTATGCAGGCTTTCGTCCTCTTTCCAAAAGACCGTGATGAACGGCACGCCCGCCTCGACCATGCGCCGCGCCATGAGCAGGCTCATGCCGTTGATGTCCTGGCCGTAGCGCTCGCGCAGGGCCAGCGGCTCGCTTTGAATGTCGAACGCGTTTGTGGTGCCGCTTGATGAGAGCAGGTCAAAGGCGCGCTCCTGCTGCTTCACATAGTTTTGGATCGCCATTTCGTGATCCAGCTCGCGGCGCGCGTCATTCATCGCGGCGAGCAGCGCCTTGCGATCCTGCATGCGCGAAGCCGTCATGCCTCCGCCCAGGGAGATGGTGGGCGCGGCAAAGTTCAGCGGCTCGTCGAAGCTGCCCGTCAGCAAAAAGGGATCGAACTCCATGCCGATGCGGCCCGCGAACTGACCGGGGCGAGTGTAGGGCAGCTTGCTGGGCTTGTGCGGCAGCGTGATCAGCGAGGGCAGCGACGGATGCTGTGGGCGCTTCATCGCGACGACGCTGCCCATGTAAGGCCAGTCTTCGGGATACGGTCGGCGATCATTGCCCTGCTGTTTGAAGGTGGGATCGGGCGCGTGGCCGGTGAGGTTGTAATAATAACCGGCGTGATGATCCCCGGTAGCCTGGCCGCCATCCGTCACGCCATGGATCATGGCAAAGTGGTGCGCTTGCTTAGAGAGAAGCGGCAAGTGCTCGCACAAGCGGATGTCATCACCCGTGGTGCGGATGGGTTTGAACTCACCGCGATACTCCAGCGGCGCGTCCGGCTTCATATCCCACATGTCGATGTGCGACGATCCGCCGCACAGAAAGAACAGCACGGTCGATTTCGCCGGCTTGGCGAGCGTGGAAGACGCGACCGCAGGTCCGGTCGAGGCACGCACGCCACCTTTGAAACCAAGAGACGCCAAACCCATCGTCGAGGCCGTGAGAAAGGCCCGGCGGTCCATGGAGGGACGAAACAGCGGTGATGGCATGACGGAAACCTTTTACGCTCGCCAATGCGCGGCCTTGCAAACGTAGAACGGGTGTGGCGACAGCCCGCCCGTTTCAGAGCGCGTCGAAAAGCCAATGGACTCCGCAAGTCCCCAGAGCCGGACGGTTCGGCGACGAACACCAAGGTGCGAAAGAGGAACAATCCCACCGAACACATCCGGCCTACGGCCTGATTTGCGCTCGCTGCCGGTCTGTGGTCTGATCTGGCGTGGAATTTCACCAGCTTCGTTACTTCATTGCCGCCGCCGAGGATTTGAGCATTTCGGGCGCGGCGAAGCGTCTGCACGTCACGCAGCCCGCGCTGAGCCGTCAGATCGCCGTGCTGGAGGCGGAGCTGGGCGTGCCGCTGTTTGATCGCATCCGCAAACGCATCCACCTCACCGACGCGGGCCGCTTTTTCCTGCCCAAGGCGCGGCAAATCATCTGCGACGCTGAAACGGGCGCGCAGCAGTTGCGCGAGCAGTTTGGCAAGGCCCGCCGCACACTGCGTCTCGGCTTCCTCACGCCGGTTCTCGATGATCTCGTCGCTCCAGCGGTGCGCGAGTTCCGCCAGCGGCATCCGAACGCACAAGTGAGCCTGTTTGAGCTGCCACCGCGCGCGCAGCTCGACCGCCTGCGCAATCATGAGTTGGACGCCGCCATCCTCGGCAATCTCGACGACCATGACCGCGCCCATTTCGACATCCGCCGCCTTTCCCGCAACAAAATGGCCGCCGTGCTGCCCGAGGATCATCTGCTCGCGAAGAAGAAGTCGATCAAGCTGGCCGCGCTGAAGCACGAGCGCTGGGTTTCGCTCTCCGACGCCTTTTTCCCCGGTCGTCGTGAGTTCTTGCGTAGCATGTGCCAGACCGCCGGGTTCGAGCCGAACATTGTCAGCGAGGTCGATTCGCTTCCCATGATGCTGGGGGCCGTCACCTCAGGCGAAGGCGTCGCCGTGATGCCCGCTCACGCCGGCAAACTGCCGCATGGCGGCTGCGTCATCATCCCGCTCGCCGCGCCCGTTCCCACGGCGGAACTGCTGCTCGTGCTGCCGAAACAAGAGCCCAGCCGCGAACTCACGACGCTGACGACTTTGATTGCGGAACTGGCCACGCAGATCGCGCAGGAACAGCATTGAGTTGTTGATCAGCCAAGCCGCTCCGCCGTTGGCGCGCGGAACTGGGGCAAATCGGTGAGGATGTTCTGGCTGCGCATGAGCGTTTCGCCAATGAGAAGTGAATCAGCACCGGCTTC
Coding sequences within it:
- a CDS encoding LysR substrate-binding domain-containing protein; amino-acid sequence: MEFHQLRYFIAAAEDLSISGAAKRLHVTQPALSRQIAVLEAELGVPLFDRIRKRIHLTDAGRFFLPKARQIICDAETGAQQLREQFGKARRTLRLGFLTPVLDDLVAPAVREFRQRHPNAQVSLFELPPRAQLDRLRNHELDAAILGNLDDHDRAHFDIRRLSRNKMAAVLPEDHLLAKKKSIKLAALKHERWVSLSDAFFPGRREFLRSMCQTAGFEPNIVSEVDSLPMMLGAVTSGEGVAVMPAHAGKLPHGGCVIIPLAAPVPTAELLLVLPKQEPSRELTTLTTLIAELATQIAQEQH
- a CDS encoding DUF1501 domain-containing protein, whose product is MPSPLFRPSMDRRAFLTASTMGLASLGFKGGVRASTGPAVASSTLAKPAKSTVLFFLCGGSSHIDMWDMKPDAPLEYRGEFKPIRTTGDDIRLCEHLPLLSKQAHHFAMIHGVTDGGQATGDHHAGYYYNLTGHAPDPTFKQQGNDRRPYPEDWPYMGSVVAMKRPQHPSLPSLITLPHKPSKLPYTRPGQFAGRIGMEFDPFLLTGSFDEPLNFAAPTISLGGGMTASRMQDRKALLAAMNDARRELDHEMAIQNYVKQQERAFDLLSSSGTTNAFDIQSEPLALRERYGQDINGMSLLMARRMVEAGVPFITVFWKEDESLHKKCKSAGGWDTHGNNFNCLRDNLLPQFDRGFSAFLEDLSSRGLLDETLVMVTSEMGRMPKVGDRRSGGPLGAGRDHWTACMSVLMAGAGIKGGQVVGETDARAELPKDRPIHPEDITKTVYYAMGIDNLEAKDKLGRAYNLLDEGKPLTELFG
- a CDS encoding DUF6036 family nucleotidyltransferase, with protein sequence MEISTLTHLLRSVRESAPDRKIIVFGSSSLFASFPDVDPELLGTAVTLDADFFIDPDDQTLREKLEANFGENHAFHNVTGHYGDFVDLRLSESFPEGWRERLVPVPGFDNVFALEPVDMAVTKVAATARSRLWRRLGKGGAERGMKDINTIVALLKGGRMCLDILKKRLDGMDYEPSLIVECSQVMREIEALV